In Sphingomonas panacisoli, one genomic interval encodes:
- a CDS encoding LamG-like jellyroll fold domain-containing protein — MRIRAAMWLAMAGGASAMLGGATLAQDQGPHLLFHVSADKNLTAETAGGDAIPNFQSKVAIVPTGKAGGAIEWQDDGYVAWKAPGNIYARRGTLSFFWRSRTPVGAAPFVLFRTGFADHSSWDMAFLRIDWNGHGFDAFVTDNNLARERVSFRMATLPSPTDWHHIAFAWDEAVGVRLFVDGKEVARKDGKAVLDAGLDQFGLAGRIISPHQVQSRYSFMRGSDVDEIRVYDQMLDAGAVAALANNSAPTGSAPVTTAFERTAFLHRYGFDGASPPLLTADATTIRKVEFADAKDLKEWMWKGVDGIAETTWPGVYNRSRLPGRDDYFELPDWNTYVEGGKAYELTVPQGETVNRVEIRGAAYGALDYAADGGTFGLIAKRPQGVEKSIAAFGDKTGGRLRFTNVAQETPIQEIWAYDVKNGAEPKGTLKLSYTINSKTAPSFANLAPLNSYIAGRFPANERATVVALPASAGAAAPGAGSATDAAGAVRDGDEAPLVHILIPSDFGDAFPGKPLARAWNYTWANTRDGLDGIALDIPALKATPNKDGVIPLNIRIKDPIWPDRDMIDVTVSVKPGEKRTVWLDLRDRILTNDPFYITVASAAADFGASSLDGMNVRLVFKDRDEAKKEHIADRFNQVKDNWGFLVEEHTASGREALFRRVKGDITDLLRVDPDNLEGRRYWADISYGASGMPAFTQPTPPAGVPLWAFRQLEDLRLTSRFVNWWIDNRQVPYGDFGGGISDDVDLTEQWPGLALMGVEPDKINASLRALSDAVYTNGMRTNGLGTITTDELHAYEEGLNSDGERLYLNWGEPKAIERLMATVKALSEKIILKNAAGHLHFATNWYGGRTVYREGPWEWQKPYSFTVMHAPILMGVFNGNPVATGLVTGVIDGWMAHGQQGPDGSWTYPNEINWRTDAERVGDGGGLPTPYQSAWAAYRFTGDAKYLTPILSRAARTGLGSLSDLNENVVAVLGKPNWGKALAGTKSDFGRVAGWDSTGDRKLLEDQAAGAITYKTQRMYMYTEGHWWTDRVDMPNDLLQRQRLGGIALVRNQTYPGNTVSWRFAKPGASEMVAILVPGATPGHFKVVAYNTSDVPQPATMSTWNVTAGKWRMTAGTSGSGGDTADGTPMASEVTLERSGSVEVSFAPHTTTVLEFTLETPGLPTERRADLGIGTDDVAIVGRTASVTVHSLGAVAAAGGRVELVDASGKVAATANLPTLAAPLDLLPKTAIVRLPLPAGAGAGWRIRVALPGGTPEVTMLNNVVALPPATARRNK, encoded by the coding sequence ATGCGAATCCGGGCGGCGATGTGGTTGGCGATGGCCGGCGGGGCGAGCGCGATGCTCGGTGGCGCGACGCTGGCGCAGGATCAAGGACCGCACCTCCTCTTCCACGTTTCGGCCGACAAGAACCTGACCGCGGAGACGGCGGGGGGTGACGCCATCCCGAACTTCCAGTCGAAGGTCGCGATCGTCCCCACCGGCAAGGCGGGCGGCGCGATCGAATGGCAGGATGACGGCTATGTCGCGTGGAAAGCGCCGGGCAATATCTATGCGCGGCGCGGGACGCTATCGTTCTTCTGGCGCTCGCGCACGCCCGTCGGCGCGGCGCCGTTCGTGCTGTTCCGCACCGGGTTCGCCGACCATAGCAGCTGGGACATGGCGTTCCTGCGGATCGACTGGAACGGCCACGGCTTCGACGCCTTCGTCACCGACAACAATCTGGCGCGCGAGCGTGTGTCGTTCCGCATGGCGACGCTGCCGTCGCCGACCGACTGGCATCACATCGCCTTCGCCTGGGACGAAGCGGTCGGCGTGCGGCTGTTCGTCGACGGCAAGGAAGTCGCGCGCAAGGACGGCAAGGCGGTGCTCGACGCCGGGCTCGATCAGTTCGGGCTCGCGGGCCGCATCATCTCGCCGCACCAGGTTCAGAGTCGCTACAGCTTTATGCGCGGCAGCGATGTCGATGAAATCCGCGTTTACGACCAGATGCTCGACGCCGGCGCCGTCGCCGCGCTTGCCAACAACAGCGCACCGACAGGCAGCGCGCCCGTCACGACCGCGTTTGAACGCACGGCGTTCCTGCATCGCTACGGCTTCGACGGCGCGTCGCCGCCGCTACTCACCGCCGACGCGACCACGATCCGCAAGGTCGAGTTCGCTGACGCCAAGGATCTGAAGGAATGGATGTGGAAGGGCGTCGACGGCATCGCCGAGACGACCTGGCCCGGTGTCTACAACCGCTCGCGCCTGCCTGGCCGCGACGATTATTTCGAGCTCCCCGACTGGAATACCTATGTCGAAGGCGGGAAGGCGTATGAGCTGACGGTGCCGCAGGGCGAGACGGTCAACCGCGTCGAAATCCGCGGGGCGGCCTACGGCGCGCTCGACTATGCGGCGGACGGCGGCACGTTCGGCCTGATCGCCAAGCGCCCGCAAGGCGTCGAGAAGTCGATCGCCGCATTCGGTGACAAGACCGGCGGCAGACTGCGCTTCACCAACGTCGCGCAGGAAACGCCGATCCAGGAGATCTGGGCGTACGACGTCAAGAACGGGGCCGAGCCGAAAGGAACGCTAAAACTCAGCTACACGATCAACAGCAAGACCGCGCCGAGCTTTGCGAACCTCGCGCCGCTCAACAGCTATATTGCCGGTCGCTTCCCCGCGAACGAGCGCGCGACCGTCGTCGCACTGCCGGCCAGCGCCGGTGCGGCGGCACCGGGGGCGGGAAGCGCGACCGATGCGGCCGGCGCAGTCCGTGACGGCGACGAGGCGCCGCTCGTCCACATCCTCATCCCGTCGGATTTCGGTGACGCCTTTCCGGGCAAGCCGCTGGCGCGCGCATGGAACTATACCTGGGCCAATACGCGCGACGGGCTCGACGGCATCGCGCTCGACATTCCCGCGCTGAAGGCGACGCCGAACAAAGACGGCGTGATCCCGCTCAACATCCGGATCAAGGATCCGATCTGGCCCGACCGCGACATGATCGACGTGACCGTGTCGGTGAAGCCGGGCGAGAAGCGCACCGTCTGGCTCGACCTGCGCGACCGCATCCTGACCAACGACCCGTTCTACATCACCGTCGCCAGCGCTGCGGCCGATTTCGGTGCGTCGAGCCTCGACGGCATGAATGTTCGGCTGGTGTTCAAAGACCGCGACGAAGCCAAAAAGGAGCATATCGCCGACCGCTTCAACCAAGTGAAGGACAATTGGGGCTTCCTGGTCGAGGAGCATACCGCGTCAGGGCGCGAGGCTTTGTTCCGCCGCGTGAAGGGCGACATCACCGACCTGCTCCGTGTCGATCCCGACAATCTGGAGGGGCGCCGTTACTGGGCCGACATCAGCTACGGCGCGAGCGGGATGCCTGCCTTCACCCAGCCGACGCCGCCCGCCGGCGTACCGCTCTGGGCGTTCCGTCAGCTCGAGGATCTGAGGCTCACCAGCCGCTTCGTGAACTGGTGGATCGACAATCGCCAAGTGCCGTACGGCGACTTCGGCGGCGGGATTTCGGACGATGTCGATCTGACCGAGCAATGGCCCGGTCTCGCGCTGATGGGGGTCGAACCCGACAAGATCAACGCATCGCTGCGCGCGCTGTCGGACGCGGTCTACACCAACGGCATGCGGACCAACGGTTTGGGGACGATCACCACCGACGAGCTCCATGCCTATGAGGAGGGGCTCAATTCGGACGGCGAGCGGCTGTACCTCAACTGGGGCGAACCCAAGGCGATCGAGCGGCTGATGGCGACGGTCAAGGCGCTGTCGGAAAAGATCATCCTGAAGAATGCTGCCGGCCACCTGCACTTCGCGACCAACTGGTATGGCGGCCGCACCGTCTATCGCGAGGGGCCGTGGGAATGGCAGAAGCCGTACAGCTTCACCGTCATGCACGCGCCGATCCTGATGGGCGTGTTCAACGGCAACCCGGTCGCGACCGGCCTCGTCACCGGCGTGATCGACGGCTGGATGGCGCACGGCCAACAGGGCCCCGACGGCAGCTGGACCTATCCCAACGAGATCAACTGGCGCACCGATGCCGAGCGTGTCGGCGACGGCGGCGGGTTGCCGACGCCGTATCAGTCGGCCTGGGCGGCGTATCGCTTCACCGGCGACGCCAAGTATCTGACCCCGATCCTCAGTCGCGCGGCGCGGACCGGGCTGGGATCGCTGAGCGATCTCAACGAGAATGTCGTGGCGGTCCTGGGCAAGCCCAATTGGGGCAAGGCGCTCGCCGGCACGAAAAGCGACTTCGGCCGTGTCGCCGGCTGGGACTCGACGGGCGACCGCAAGCTGCTGGAGGATCAGGCCGCCGGCGCGATCACGTACAAGACGCAGCGCATGTATATGTACACCGAAGGGCATTGGTGGACCGACCGCGTCGACATGCCCAACGATCTGCTCCAGCGGCAACGGCTCGGCGGGATCGCGCTAGTGCGCAACCAGACCTATCCGGGCAACACCGTCAGCTGGCGTTTCGCCAAACCGGGTGCGTCGGAGATGGTCGCGATCCTGGTGCCGGGCGCGACACCGGGGCATTTCAAGGTCGTCGCCTACAACACCAGCGACGTGCCGCAGCCGGCGACGATGTCGACCTGGAACGTGACCGCGGGCAAGTGGCGGATGACAGCGGGAACCAGTGGTTCGGGCGGCGATACGGCGGACGGTACGCCGATGGCCAGCGAGGTGACGCTCGAACGCAGCGGATCGGTCGAGGTCAGCTTCGCGCCGCACACGACGACGGTGCTGGAATTCACGCTGGAGACGCCGGGCCTGCCGACCGAACGCCGCGCCGATCTGGGGATCGGGACGGACGATGTGGCGATCGTCGGGCGCACGGCGTCGGTCACCGTTCACAGCCTCGGCGCGGTCGCGGCCGCGGGCGGGCGGGTCGAGTTGGTCGATGCGTCCGGCAAGGTGGCCGCGACCGCGAATCTCCCCACGCTCGCCGCGCCGCTCGATCTGCTGCCCAAGACGGCGATCGTGCGGCTGCCGCTACCGGCGGGTGCGGGCGCAGGGTGGCGGATCCGCGTGGCTCTGCCGGGTGGTACGCCCGAAGTGACGATGCTCAACAATGTCGTCGCGCTGCCACCCGCGACGGCGCGCCGGAATAAATGA
- a CDS encoding glycoside hydrolase family 28 protein produces the protein MRFDRREVIASGAVALAAVPVRASALGGDPWDQARKIVWRIRPPRIPGRSAKVTDYGAKGDGTTLNGRAFATAIADLSARGGGRLIVAGGRFLTGPIELQSNVELHVAAGATIAFSTDPADFPTVLTRFEGVEMMGLAPLIYAHGKRNIAITGAGTLDGQASDRHWWSWKGPWKGTVDNGWRDGMPDQRAARRRLFEMAEARTPVEKRVFGAQDLLRPAFIEPYLCENVLIEGVKLRGAPFWQVHPVLSRNVIVRNLDILGHGPNNDGCDPESCTDVLIDNVTFDTGDDCIAIKSGRNEDGRRVAMPSRNFVIRHCRMREGHGGITIGSEISGGVSNVFAERCTMDSPNLDYAIRFKNNAMRGGVLEGFHYRDIAVGEVKQAVIACDFNYEEGAKGGFVPVLRDVTVDRLTARRSVMALDSQGLPGAPIERVRLRDCDFDGVTTPSKIAFTNGLSLDRVHVNGAPVAKL, from the coding sequence ATGCGGTTCGATCGGCGTGAAGTCATCGCCAGTGGCGCAGTCGCTCTCGCGGCAGTGCCGGTTCGCGCCAGCGCGCTCGGCGGCGATCCGTGGGATCAGGCAAGGAAGATCGTCTGGCGCATCCGGCCGCCGCGGATTCCCGGGCGGTCGGCCAAGGTTACCGACTACGGCGCGAAGGGCGACGGGACCACGCTCAACGGTCGCGCCTTCGCGACCGCCATTGCCGATCTGTCGGCGCGGGGCGGCGGTCGCCTGATCGTTGCAGGCGGTCGGTTTCTTACGGGGCCGATCGAACTTCAGTCGAATGTCGAACTTCACGTCGCTGCGGGCGCGACGATCGCCTTCAGCACCGACCCGGCGGATTTCCCGACCGTCCTCACGCGCTTCGAAGGCGTCGAGATGATGGGGCTCGCGCCGCTGATCTATGCGCACGGTAAGCGCAACATCGCGATTACCGGCGCCGGCACGCTCGACGGCCAGGCGAGCGATCGGCACTGGTGGTCGTGGAAAGGGCCGTGGAAAGGCACGGTCGATAACGGCTGGCGCGACGGCATGCCCGATCAACGCGCGGCGCGGCGGCGGCTGTTCGAGATGGCGGAAGCCAGGACGCCGGTCGAGAAACGCGTGTTCGGCGCCCAGGACCTGCTCCGCCCCGCCTTTATCGAGCCGTACCTGTGCGAGAACGTCCTGATCGAGGGCGTCAAATTACGCGGTGCGCCGTTCTGGCAAGTCCACCCGGTGCTGTCGCGCAACGTCATCGTGCGGAATCTCGACATTTTGGGGCATGGTCCGAACAACGACGGCTGCGATCCGGAATCGTGTACCGACGTGCTGATCGATAATGTCACCTTCGATACCGGCGACGATTGCATCGCGATCAAGTCCGGCCGCAACGAAGATGGTCGCCGCGTTGCGATGCCGAGCCGCAACTTCGTCATCCGCCATTGCCGGATGCGCGAGGGACATGGCGGAATCACGATCGGCAGCGAGATTTCGGGCGGCGTCAGCAACGTCTTCGCCGAACGTTGCACGATGGACAGCCCCAATCTGGACTATGCGATCCGCTTCAAAAACAACGCGATGCGCGGCGGTGTTCTCGAAGGTTTTCACTATCGCGACATCGCGGTCGGCGAGGTCAAGCAAGCGGTGATTGCGTGCGACTTCAATTATGAGGAAGGCGCAAAAGGGGGCTTCGTGCCGGTGTTGCGCGACGTGACGGTCGATCGGTTGACGGCGCGGCGATCGGTGATGGCGCTCGACTCGCAGGGGCTGCCCGGCGCGCCGATCGAGCGCGTGCGGTTGCGCGATTGCGATTTCGACGGGGTGACGACGCCGAGCAAAATCGCCTTCACCAACGGCCTCTCGCTCGACCGCGTCCACGTCAACGGGGCGCCAGTCGCAAAGTTGTGA
- a CDS encoding FadR/GntR family transcriptional regulator: MTTMMTAASNSAKLADQLVIDLERRVLSGELPPGSRFPSEKAVVDSTGVSRTVVREAFARMSAKGLLVSRRGSGAYVAESARYQAFQITPDELSEIDDVHRLFEMRTPLEEEMAGLAAARRDDGDLDAMDAAIAALIASENVDVAVNADTAFHAAIAGATRNDYFVRFTEFLGVRLVPPRTVYLRNSDGVPREEYIRAIADDHAAIFAAIRKRDPAAARNAARAHMYKSMERHELIRGAFEAEDRTQI; encoded by the coding sequence ATGACGACCATGATGACCGCCGCCAGCAACAGCGCCAAACTCGCCGACCAGCTCGTCATCGACCTCGAACGTCGCGTGCTGTCGGGCGAATTGCCGCCGGGATCGCGCTTTCCGAGCGAGAAAGCGGTGGTCGACAGCACCGGCGTCAGCCGCACCGTCGTGCGCGAGGCGTTCGCGCGGATGTCGGCCAAGGGACTGCTCGTCTCGCGTCGCGGGTCGGGCGCCTATGTCGCCGAAAGCGCGCGCTATCAGGCGTTCCAGATCACCCCCGACGAACTGAGCGAGATCGACGACGTCCATCGCCTGTTCGAAATGCGCACGCCGCTGGAGGAAGAGATGGCGGGCCTCGCCGCGGCTCGCCGCGACGACGGGGATCTCGATGCCATGGACGCGGCGATCGCAGCGCTGATCGCGTCGGAGAATGTCGATGTCGCGGTCAACGCCGACACCGCCTTTCACGCCGCGATCGCCGGCGCGACGCGCAACGACTATTTCGTTCGCTTCACGGAATTCCTCGGCGTTCGGCTGGTGCCGCCGCGCACCGTGTACCTGCGCAACAGCGACGGGGTGCCGCGCGAGGAATATATCCGCGCCATCGCCGACGACCATGCCGCGATCTTCGCGGCGATCAGGAAACGCGATCCCGCCGCCGCCCGCAACGCCGCGCGTGCGCACATGTACAAGAGCATGGAGCGCCACGAACTGATCCGCGGTGCGTTCGAAGCGGAGGATCGCACCCAAATCTAA
- a CDS encoding alginate lyase family protein — translation MFRCVAFLALAVSIPLSAAAQTAPLARLSAGSQTCRGVDGYAAAFGGRRTFFLKPGELTAIKASLATDPTLKAAYAVLIRRADAALTHRPGSVMDKTVLPPSSDRHDYRSIAPYWWPDPAKPDGLPYVRRDGEINPQRDTSAFDRTAIGRMSDDMTTLSLAYFYSGDRRYAVKAATLVRTWFLDPATAMNPNARFAQGVPGREDGRAEGVLDTSAFQPVIDAIGLIAPSHVLTRDEGRRLEQWFGRYIDWMMTSPTGRAEDAATNNHGIWFDDQLAYYALFARRPEIARAVVEAFPAKRIAVQFDPSGKLPAELTRTRSLHYSIYALTPAFDVAEIAGCLGYDLWNYRDAAGRGLRSATDFLAAYRGNVAAWPYKEIRPEPDEVDALLTRANWAWGRATYPHNAPPPALALQYRAQPRSNSR, via the coding sequence ATGTTTCGGTGTGTCGCCTTTCTCGCGCTGGCAGTTTCGATACCGCTGTCGGCGGCTGCCCAAACCGCGCCGCTCGCGCGATTGTCGGCCGGTTCGCAAACTTGCCGCGGTGTGGACGGCTATGCGGCGGCGTTTGGCGGGCGCCGGACCTTCTTCCTCAAGCCGGGCGAACTGACAGCGATCAAGGCGTCGCTCGCGACCGATCCGACTCTAAAAGCCGCGTACGCCGTGCTGATCCGTCGTGCCGACGCGGCCCTGACGCATCGACCCGGATCGGTGATGGACAAGACCGTTCTGCCGCCGTCGAGCGATCGCCACGACTATCGCAGCATCGCGCCCTATTGGTGGCCCGACCCGGCCAAGCCCGACGGCTTGCCCTATGTCCGCCGCGACGGTGAGATCAATCCGCAGCGCGACACGTCGGCGTTCGACCGTACCGCGATCGGCCGCATGAGCGACGATATGACGACGCTGTCGTTGGCCTATTTTTATTCCGGCGACCGCCGCTATGCGGTGAAGGCGGCGACGCTTGTCCGCACCTGGTTTCTCGATCCCGCGACGGCGATGAACCCCAACGCCCGCTTCGCGCAGGGCGTGCCGGGGCGCGAGGACGGGCGGGCGGAGGGCGTGCTCGACACCAGCGCGTTTCAGCCCGTCATCGACGCCATCGGCCTGATCGCGCCGTCGCACGTGCTGACCCGCGACGAGGGACGGCGGCTGGAGCAATGGTTCGGCCGCTATATCGACTGGATGATGACGAGCCCGACCGGCCGCGCGGAGGACGCCGCGACCAACAATCACGGCATCTGGTTCGACGATCAGCTCGCATATTACGCTTTGTTCGCCCGGCGGCCGGAGATCGCGCGGGCGGTCGTCGAAGCGTTTCCCGCCAAGCGCATCGCGGTGCAGTTCGACCCGTCGGGCAAGCTCCCCGCCGAGCTGACCCGCACGCGCAGCCTGCATTATTCGATCTACGCGCTGACGCCCGCCTTTGACGTGGCGGAGATCGCCGGGTGCCTTGGGTACGATTTGTGGAACTATCGCGATGCGGCGGGGCGTGGGCTACGGTCGGCAACCGACTTCCTTGCGGCCTATCGCGGCAACGTCGCCGCATGGCCGTACAAGGAAATTCGTCCAGAACCGGACGAGGTCGACGCGCTGCTGACGCGCGCCAATTGGGCGTGGGGGCGGGCGACCTACCCGCACAACGCGCCGCCGCCCGCGCTCGCGTTGCAATACCGTGCGCAGCCACGGTCGAATTCCCGATAG
- a CDS encoding glycoside hydrolase family 88/105 protein: MIALGLPLMIVAAADARATMPRPADILAATRRVADWQIAHRDTVGVPLAGRASARNPRDWQQATFWVALTALADRDPRYRKTLLDLGQGQQWRLGDRPFHADDQLIGQAWLWASRNGAGDAAIAPMRAYFDNLLANPPRNALAFVPNEAGGDPPCTTRWCWCDALFMAPPTMLKLAKATGDDRYARFAHAEFAATKAYLFDPSEHLFFRDSRFFDRRDAAGRKLFWSRGNGWVMAGLVRIIETLDPRDPERAGYVALFREMAARLLTLQRPNGYWAPSLLDNGPDALPETSGTGFFVYAFARGVDLGLLDRKTYLPAAIKGWSALGQAIQPDGMLGWVQQVSDRPDVVARTDTQFYGAGAFVLAGTALYDLTKKNWR; encoded by the coding sequence ATGATCGCGTTGGGTCTACCGTTGATGATCGTCGCCGCGGCCGACGCGCGGGCCACGATGCCGCGTCCGGCGGATATCTTGGCGGCGACCAGACGCGTCGCGGATTGGCAGATCGCGCATCGCGACACGGTGGGCGTTCCGCTCGCGGGCCGCGCGAGCGCGCGCAATCCGCGCGATTGGCAGCAGGCGACGTTCTGGGTGGCGCTGACCGCGCTTGCCGACCGCGATCCACGCTACCGCAAGACCTTGCTGGATTTGGGGCAGGGGCAGCAATGGCGGCTCGGCGACCGGCCCTTCCACGCCGACGATCAACTGATCGGGCAAGCGTGGTTGTGGGCGTCGCGCAACGGCGCGGGGGACGCCGCGATCGCGCCGATGCGCGCCTATTTCGACAATCTGCTGGCGAACCCGCCGCGTAACGCGCTGGCTTTCGTCCCGAACGAAGCCGGCGGCGATCCGCCGTGCACGACGCGCTGGTGCTGGTGCGACGCGCTGTTCATGGCGCCGCCCACGATGCTCAAACTGGCCAAGGCGACCGGCGACGATCGCTACGCCCGGTTCGCGCACGCGGAGTTCGCGGCGACCAAGGCGTATCTGTTCGATCCATCCGAGCATCTGTTCTTCCGCGACAGTCGGTTCTTCGATCGGCGCGACGCGGCGGGGCGCAAGCTGTTCTGGAGCCGTGGCAACGGCTGGGTGATGGCGGGACTGGTGCGGATCATCGAGACGCTCGACCCGCGCGACCCCGAGCGCGCAGGCTACGTCGCCTTGTTCCGCGAAATGGCGGCGCGCTTGCTCACGCTGCAGCGGCCCAACGGTTACTGGGCGCCGTCGCTGCTCGACAACGGTCCCGATGCGTTGCCCGAGACGAGCGGTACGGGGTTCTTCGTCTACGCCTTTGCGCGCGGCGTCGATCTCGGTCTGCTCGATCGCAAGACCTATCTGCCTGCCGCGATCAAGGGCTGGTCCGCGCTCGGCCAGGCGATCCAGCCCGACGGCATGCTCGGCTGGGTGCAGCAGGTCAGCGATCGGCCGGACGTGGTGGCGCGTACCGACACTCAATTCTATGGCGCGGGCGCGTTCGTGCTGGCCGGCACCGCGCTCTACGACCTGACTAAAAAGAACTGGCGATGA